The following DNA comes from Centropristis striata isolate RG_2023a ecotype Rhode Island chromosome 3, C.striata_1.0, whole genome shotgun sequence.
atatattccatttgcttaaactgattaagattctataaatcacaaagaatgacatccagatatattgatacacagtttttgctgtgtgtgtatgtgcatttgtgagtgtgtgtgtgtatgtgtgtatgtgtgtctggagaggggagaaCACAGAAGGCCAAGTGAAAATCCCGTGagagaatctctgtaagtcataacaaggaaaaatgtttgtgctaacaagtttgttagtaggCCAAGGCAAGGCCTGGtttcggcagcaagcaaccaggtggcatgacgtgccgttgtatgcattaaaactggcgaatgagcggatcaagaaggcgggacttcctggaagaaatggaccagcatgttttgtaaacaaatgttagtattttaatgggttccagggagggagtcgtggttcagacttcacgaactgaaacacgtctgtttgtattcagggacatgagttaattttgaacccggagatctctgtaaagtgcacattttttgacgtattgtaataaaacttttgttaaactgagaaacttggacatctccagctcttcatttccccatcaaagaatgcgcagaaaaatggtgaggttttttctgttggtgacagattttttctgtcggtgacagattatcaattttcaaggtttcctcatgcaatttttctaacaattaCTAAACTTTTTGCAAAGGTTGAAAATTCTCTAGTTCTACCATAACTCTCATAGTAACTTAACTCAGTTCTAAAACCTCCTGTAGAATAATTGCAGACCCTTTCCTATTTTCACTTGTACTacatttctctctgtcctgATAGCCGTGCCTCTGGCCTGGTggtgcaaatacacaaaacatacCTTTCTTACACAACAGTAAATATGTTCACTTGCTTTAAATATGATGGCTGTTTGCAGGTCAGTAGTAGATCAGTACCAGACTTATGTGTTTCCTgctatgacaagtcaaaatgcTTGCTGTGAGAAAGGCCTGTTGTCAGTTTGTGTGGttgggaacaaggttattatagttaacgaaaacaaagaaaataacgaaaactagaattgaaaaaaacattttcgttaactgaaataaaaaataaagtctttgtcaacttttctcATATGTAaatctttttggttgatatgaaatctatttcatctatttggttttatgatttAGTAAACtaattggggctgagatggatcagacaaaggaaataaatttaTTGTaacctttttgaatctggcacccaacaaataccccattgccaaaaaactaaaactaacactaaaactaattaaaactaaaattttcccaaaaataaaaacaaattaaaactagcaaactcactctaaaaactaattaaaactaactgaatttggaaacaaaaaaacacaacgaaattaaaactaaagctaatgaaaaatcaaaaactattataaccttggttgggAAGCCAGTGCTCTTGTCCTTGTCGGTCAAGGGATATGCTGTTTGACAAAGCAGTTAGAAATTGCAattagaaaatttcctctggggaaattttgaaagggccacgggggctactgccggtgtgtgtacactatgatgagactcttcagagatttcaaactatgccctttaacctcaaaatgtgtgtgtgtgtgtgtgtgtgtgtgtggcaaaaatcgcataaagttacctgtgtgtgtgtgtgtgtgtgtgtgtgtgtgtgtgtgtgtgtgtgtatgtgtgtaattaaaatcacataaagttacctgtgtgttctGGCCtgggtgcgattgccccgaggccctaattataacTGACATGTTGGGTGCATTTGCTCTCTGTATAACCTACATCCTGTCTAAGTGTCTCTCTGCTTGTGTTGTTTACCTTGTTGGACTCATGTACCCATGTCAGCACATCTTAGATATGAAACTGCcaggtcaattttttttatccttttaggTCCTTTGCAACTGTTCAATAACATAATCAGTGATTTGGAAACTTGAATATACAGTACCACACTTTATTGCACAATAGATAAGACACACTCAAACACtattattgtacactgaatctCAAATCTGGCTAGTTAAAGCTTTTTACAGATGTCACGTTAGCTGTTTGCCGTATCTTTGTTCATTTAGAGTGTGGTGCTCGGCTCCAGCCGGCCCTCTCTCTGGTGTGCAGCCTGAAGTGGGTGTTGAGGTGTGCTGATTGGTTGAAGCATTTCCCACAGACATGGCAGCGAAAGGGCTTTTCTCCTGTGTGTATACGGTGGTGCCTCTTCAGCATGCTGACCGTGGTGAAGCTCTTTCGGCACACTGCACAGCTGTAAGGCTTTTCCTTGGTGTGCCAGCGCATGTGGACCTCAAGCTGGCAGGCGAAGCTGAAGCCCTTCCCACACTCTTTACAGCTGTGCCATCTCTGAATGCTCTGGCTCGGATGAGAGGAGCGAGCCAGAGGCGGCTTCAGGGATCTGACATTCTTGATCTGCAGTATGTGTGCGCTCTGTTTTCCATTTGAGCGAAGTAACTCTTTCATCTGCTGCTCTGTTCTCTGAGTCCTGTGACTCTTCACTGTGCTGGCACTAGAATCACTCTGAGTCACTCTGCAGTTTGAATTACCTGTTGTGGAGGATGGTAAGCTGTTGGCTGGCTGCTGTTTCCTGCTGTCCTCTCTGTCACCCTCTGCTTTAATCTCTTGGGATGTTAGTGGAGGTGGGGAGACACTTTGTCTGCTACACACAGTTTTGGCTGGTGGAGGATGTGACCCCTGCAGTGGCTCAACATGACTGCAGTTTCCTTCCGCTGAGTCATCTACTTCTTGCGAACAATCTGTCTGAATGTTTTTGAGTCTCGGTTCCTCTTTAATTTGtggcagccaatcagattcaCAGGAGTGTCCATCTTCTAGGGGCGGCACAGAGTGAGGTTCTGGAAGATAACACACATCATAGTCATGCTTGGTGTTTATACATACTGAAgggggtttattttattttattttttcaatttttttaaaaaaattatatttattgggtttttagaattaacatgacacatacattaatgagggtttacatgcccacatttatagataaagaaaagacaagaccaagaacaactgaaacaaagaacaaaacaaaagcaatagataaatagaaattaaataaaaataaaaataatgaaataaaataaaataaaattataaccctgtatttcctatgtagctgctgtgttgaatattacattttctttatacacTTCATTGTCCTTTTCAAGTGACAATGAAGGGGGGTGTATTATTGCTGTGAACGAAACATTGATAAAGCTACTGTAAAACAGatagaaaacaaataacacCCTATAAAAAGCTTAAACAAAACTTGCTAAAGACACCAAATCCACCATGTAGGGAGCTATAATAACGATGATTTCTGGGAGATTACTCCCGGGTTCTCgtttttgctgttttctgttttgtaaaCTAACGtaatgtgtattattattattgcggTTATGGTTGGaggtttttgttgctgtttcctTTACTTTTAACGGTACAACAGAATAACTGTAACACCAGTTCCCATTCAATAAAAGTTCctattcaataaaataaattaggtcttttctcttgttcttttattgtttgtttgtttttttggcatgTATCTGTACATGGGTTGACTAttgaaaatgtaacaaattgaagcaaagaaaaaaactgtctatgaagtattagggctgggcgatatattgatataaaagatatataaaagataactatataaaacatatatatatatatatgtatatatatgtatgtatatataatttttaaatgtgatatggaattagaccatatcgcatatatcaatatagttcaatttgtttttctttctttgtataaattctgcccttactagggtttgtcatatttagttcttttgtaatgttcgttattcttttctttatttcagaaaaagattggcctattttatttcataggctatttttatttcagatatttttgtatttaaatgtcactttatggagctttgattaaaaaaaaaaaaaaaaaaaaaaaaggtactcctgttgttatacagtatttatattcacttaaataaactgtttcaataaaactacttgtgacatgtcatatttggctttgactgactgaacatttgctctcactttgcgataaaaatatctggatatatatcgtatatcgatattctgCCTATATCAGgaaatgacttttggtccatatcgcccagccctcggaagtatgtatgtatgtatgtatattatagcCTATTCGACGCACACTGGAGATGGGATCCATGCATGGCATTCATGCAATTGTATCTATTAGCTCTCTGTCAGTTtcaactgttttattttgtattttctcacTACAGTTTTTTGAAAactcaataaaaacaatttgaagTAAATGAGATGTATCTAATGACAGGCTGAGCGTCAGATTGTTAGCTACAACACACAACTGTACCCTGAGCGAAGGGACACATTCAGTAGTAACATGATCAACAACAGAGCGGAGCAATGACCACCTaatgtcacacaaacacactgtctaTACAGAAATATAACCCATGAACTAGTGCTCCTCACCTGGCTGCAGCAGGAGACGCTGGACGGCTGCGTTCAGGAGCCGCTTCAGCCGCTCGTTCTCCTCTTTAGACCGCAGGATCTCACTCTGGTACTCCACCACCGTGTTCTTAACGGCGCGGAAGATCTCCTCAGCGGCCGCTGTCAGTCTGTCGTTGAGAAACACGTTCAACAGCTCCAGTTTGGTCATGGTTTCTACTGCTGTCTCCAGAGGCGGAACGTCCTTCTGTTTACATCCACCAACCCGGAAGTAGAAAAATACCGGCTTCTGCGTGGTGAGGCCAGAGACGGGCTGCGGACGAAGGCTGCGTCCCATGTCccttattttatgtctcctctatcctctatcctcgcttgaaccggagGTTCTTTCGCGTGCGCCATCTTAATGATcatcccaaagctcttatttgtgctcggaggatagaggatagaggggggaggagagaggatggaggatgaaggatagaggagagaggatagaggaggtaggagagaggatggaggatgaaggagagaggagagaggatggaggagagagtatagaggagagaggatggaggatgaaggatAGAGGAGTGAGGATAgaggatggaggatgaaggatagatgatagaggagagaggatagaAGATAGAGAATAGAagatagaggagagaggataaaaaaacagagaagagaggatAGACGAGATAGGAGAGAGGATAGAAGATAGAAGAGAGAGGATAGAAGataaaggagagaagagagaggataGAAGATAGAAGATaggggagagaggaaagaggatagaagaaagaggaaagaagaTAGAagatagaggagagaggatagaAGATAGATGATAGAGGAGAAAGGATGGAGGAGAGCGTAtagaagaaagaggagagaggatagaAGACAGAGAATAGAagatagaggagagaggataaaaaaacagaggagagaggatagaCGAGATAGGAGAGAGGATAGACgatagaggagagaggatagaAGATAGAGGAGAGATGATAGaagagagaggacagaagataggggagagaggaaagaggatagaagaaagaggagagaggatagaAGATAGAGGATAGATGAGAGAGGATAGAagatagaggagagaggaaagaggataGAAGATAGAGGAGAAAAGATAGAGGATAGAagatagaggagagaggaaagaggataGAAGATAGAGGAGAAAAGATAGAGGAGAGAagatagaggagagaggaaagaggagagaggagagaggagccatAAGTGAGGATACATGCGAGCATCATATAcagaagtcttttagcggtggccccgcccctgTCTGGACATCAGTTATTGATTAAACACTGCAGCTGGAGTTCAATGCATTCATAacaatcaaaaaagaaacataaggAAAATGTAAAGGAAATATTCTGCATATTTATAAGTTTCATCAGATCACTTCTTAAACAGACGGATCAATGTTTGttctaaaaaaatctaaaatccaATAAAGTCTATTAATCTCCACTGTCTCAGACTGAACACTAAATATtacttttgttaatttttcacaAGGATAAATTAGACACGTTAAACATATTCCATTTAATTTGTGAAGCTTAACTGATAAAGTTattaagctattttttaaaacattttaattcttgtagaatattgtttctttttaaaaccaaataattacaataacaaaaaaaatattataaataataataaacacgtcattaatgttctttattttaaatcaaagaGTTACACATTCaatatatttcagtattttaatAACGGATGAATAAATGTGGCATTGTGTATAAAAAAGATTCTAACTGACGGTTAGTATATCCTCCGGGGCAGCAGAGGGCGCTCTATCCCACTGCACCTATACAGCCTGTGACTTTCACTAGGCAACGACAGGGGGCAGATGACGTGACGTGACGTGACTCTGCTGAGGTGAAACTACAATGTTCAGAAGATGGACTACAAAAAACGCA
Coding sequences within:
- the LOC131968768 gene encoding zinc finger protein 112-like; translated protein: MTKLELLNVFLNDRLTAAAEEIFRAVKNTVVEYQSEILRSKEENERLKRLLNAAVQRLLLQPEPHSVPPLEDGHSCESDWLPQIKEEPRLKNIQTDCSQEVDDSAEGNCSHVEPLQGSHPPPAKTVCSRQSVSPPPLTSQEIKAEGDREDSRKQQPANSLPSSTTGNSNCRVTQSDSSASTVKSHRTQRTEQQMKELLRSNGKQSAHILQIKNVRSLKPPLARSSHPSQSIQRWHSCKECGKGFSFACQLEVHMRWHTKEKPYSCAVCRKSFTTVSMLKRHHRIHTGEKPFRCHVCGKCFNQSAHLNTHFRLHTRERAGWSRAPHSK